The segment CCCGCCAGTGGAAATCAGCGTCAACTGAAATAAATCCACGGCAACGGCTGCTTTCAAAAACTCCAAGCGTGGTCAATTTGCGTCACTTTTTCCGGTTTTTTCCGCACGCTCACCTTCTGATTGTGGTGCGCGATGGACGGGCAATTGCCGAGTCGGCCCACCGCAGTTTCAATACCGCATATGAACGGTCATTTCAGGAATTAGCAGAAGGTGCGCGGGAAATTCTTCGATTTAAACGAGTTACAAACCAGGAAACCCACCCCTTTTCAATTGTCCGTTACGAAGACCTCTATCCTGACCCAGAACCCAGGCTTCGCGAACTCTTTGCTTCTCTGGAGTTAGATCCACAACGCTTTGATTTTGATCAGGCGCGAAACCTGCCGGTTCGTGGCTCATCGGATGTGAAACAAGCTGAAGGCCAGTTACACTGGAAACCAGTTGAAAAGAAAGCAGATTTTAACCCGTTAAACCGGTTTGCCCACTGGCCACCTGCATTGCACGAACGATTTGCCTGGGTTGTTGGGCCATATCTGATTGAACTTGGGTATGAGCCAGCTCAAGTGAC is part of the Acidobacteriota bacterium genome and harbors:
- a CDS encoding sulfotransferase — its product is MSTTSPPIFILGITQRSGTNYLHDLLALHPDCRPGGVIFEDFLIHYSDPLAKYVSTVYDHWSPGWNVLEKIGPEEVLFECLGNGLLEFLTRQWKSASTEINPRQRLLSKTPSVVNLRHFFRFFPHAHLLIVVRDGRAIAESAHRSFNTAYERSFQELAEGAREILRFKRVTNQETHPFSIVRYEDLYPDPEPRLRELFASLELDPQRFDFDQARNLPVRGSSDVKQAEGQLHWKPVEKKADFNPLNRFAHWPPALHERFAWVVGPYLIELGYEPAQVTAPGFLKKLRHRWLDWRGKSE